One part of the Rhizobium rhizogenes genome encodes these proteins:
- a CDS encoding cytochrome c — MAERLTKTGARNVFYGGSIFFFAIFVGLTAHSHYYMRTTSTDESTLTESVARGKHVWEKNSCINCHTLLGEGAYFAPELGNVWKRYGGVEDKETARDSIKAWMAAQPTGIEGRRQMPQFNLTEQELDDLVDFLEWTSRIKTQNWPPNDAG; from the coding sequence ATGGCAGAACGCCTGACCAAAACAGGAGCGAGAAACGTCTTTTACGGCGGCTCCATCTTCTTCTTCGCCATATTCGTCGGGCTGACCGCCCATAGCCATTATTACATGCGCACCACCTCGACGGATGAAAGCACGCTGACGGAAAGCGTCGCGCGCGGCAAACACGTGTGGGAGAAAAATTCCTGCATCAACTGTCACACGCTGCTCGGCGAAGGCGCCTATTTCGCGCCCGAACTCGGCAATGTCTGGAAGCGCTATGGCGGCGTGGAAGACAAGGAGACGGCGCGCGATTCCATCAAGGCCTGGATGGCCGCCCAGCCCACCGGCATCGAGGGCCGGCGCCAGATGCCGCAGTTCAATCTCACCGAACAGGAACTCGATGATCTCGTCGACTTCCTCGAATGGACGAGCCGGATCAAGACGCAGAACTGGCCGCCGAACGATGCGGGTTGA
- a CDS encoding UbiX family flavin prenyltransferase has protein sequence MNPCRVVVGVTGASGAGIALRIIERLAAMKSVEIHLVLSQSARRTVLHEEGAKVMGRMLSLASVNHAVDDIGAAIASGSFPTTGMVIAPCSMRTLAAIATGLSDNLLTRAADVHLKERRKLVLMTRETPLHLIHLRNMCTVTEAGAIVMPPVPAFYNRPQSVFDIVDQLAARAIDQLGIAPAPQAPIWQPHVVKTS, from the coding sequence ATGAACCCGTGCCGCGTCGTGGTCGGCGTCACCGGTGCATCGGGTGCCGGCATTGCGCTGCGCATCATCGAGCGCCTCGCCGCGATGAAAAGCGTCGAAATCCATCTCGTCCTGTCGCAATCCGCCAGACGCACCGTGCTGCATGAGGAAGGTGCCAAAGTCATGGGGCGGATGCTGTCGCTCGCCAGCGTCAATCATGCCGTCGACGATATCGGCGCGGCGATTGCCAGCGGCTCCTTCCCGACAACAGGCATGGTCATCGCCCCCTGCTCCATGCGCACACTTGCCGCCATTGCAACCGGGCTTTCGGACAATCTTCTTACCCGCGCTGCCGATGTGCATTTGAAGGAACGCCGGAAACTGGTGTTGATGACCCGCGAGACGCCGCTGCATCTCATCCATCTGCGCAATATGTGCACTGTCACGGAGGCAGGCGCTATCGTCATGCCGCCAGTGCCGGCCTTTTACAACAGGCCGCAAAGCGTCTTCGACATTGTCGATCAGCTCGCCGCCCGCGCTATCGATCAGCTCGGCATCGCGCCCGCACCGCAGGCGCCGATATGGCAGCCTCACGTAGTGAAGACGTCGTGA
- a CDS encoding cytochrome c oxidase subunit 3, whose protein sequence is MAINTEEESGNLLLWILVWSELAAFGALTGAFIIAFALNPDAFAAARQHLQPQLAGLNTLILLASGWQAAVAASRHTALPGKRRALVLAGLLGFAFVGVKLHEYSTEIAFASDPAYGAFFELYFLLTGFHLLHVVFVAVLLFLVAVFPKNENVTLVTTLWHVIDLVWIVIFPIVYLV, encoded by the coding sequence ATGGCGATAAATACGGAAGAGGAAAGCGGAAACCTGCTTTTGTGGATTCTGGTCTGGAGCGAACTTGCCGCCTTCGGCGCGCTGACCGGCGCCTTCATCATTGCCTTCGCCCTCAACCCTGATGCGTTCGCCGCCGCGCGCCAGCATCTGCAGCCGCAGCTTGCCGGCCTCAACACCCTGATTTTGCTGGCAAGCGGCTGGCAGGCGGCCGTCGCGGCCAGCCGCCACACCGCGCTGCCGGGCAAAAGACGGGCGCTTGTCCTTGCCGGCCTGCTGGGTTTCGCTTTCGTCGGTGTGAAGCTCCATGAATACTCCACCGAAATCGCCTTCGCGTCCGATCCCGCCTATGGCGCTTTCTTCGAGCTTTATTTCCTGCTCACCGGCTTCCACCTGCTGCATGTCGTCTTCGTGGCCGTGCTGCTGTTTCTCGTCGCAGTCTTCCCAAAAAACGAGAACGTCACGCTGGTGACGACGCTGTGGCATGTCATCGATCTGGTCTGGATCGTCATTTTTCCCATCGTCTATCTGGTTTGA
- a CDS encoding NnrU family protein, producing MLELVAALSLFVALHSIPAVPAVRGRLIAAIGRPAYFGAYSVVSLLALGWVFYAALSVDYIPLWDVAPWQAHITFLAAPIGLFFVLAGLLSVNPLSISVRQGDKPGAIVRITRHPVLVGFLFWSLGHVVPNGDLRSVILFGGFALFSLGGMAMTEKRARKRMGNAWSAAAAKNATIPFAAILSGRTRIAVDGPILLAAVLTGLTVWWLLAGGHAALFGADPMAYF from the coding sequence ATGCTTGAACTTGTCGCCGCTCTTTCGCTTTTTGTGGCGCTGCATTCCATTCCCGCCGTGCCCGCCGTGCGCGGCCGGTTGATTGCGGCCATCGGCCGGCCCGCCTATTTTGGGGCTTATTCCGTGGTCTCGCTTCTGGCGCTGGGCTGGGTGTTTTATGCCGCGCTGTCGGTGGATTATATTCCGCTCTGGGATGTCGCGCCCTGGCAGGCGCATATCACCTTTCTGGCAGCGCCGATTGGTCTGTTTTTCGTGCTCGCTGGCCTTCTCAGCGTCAATCCGCTTTCCATTTCCGTGCGGCAGGGAGATAAACCGGGGGCAATCGTGCGCATCACGCGGCATCCGGTGCTGGTCGGTTTCCTGTTCTGGTCGCTCGGCCATGTCGTGCCGAATGGCGACCTGCGTTCCGTCATCCTGTTCGGCGGTTTTGCGCTGTTTTCGCTTGGCGGAATGGCGATGACTGAAAAACGTGCCCGCAAAAGAATGGGTAATGCGTGGAGCGCGGCGGCTGCAAAAAACGCAACGATCCCTTTCGCGGCAATCCTTTCCGGCAGAACACGCATCGCCGTGGATGGACCGATTTTGCTCGCCGCGGTACTGACAGGGTTGACGGTCTGGTGGCTGCTGGCCGGCGGCCATGCCGCGCTCTTTGGCGCGGACCCCATGGCCTATTTCTGA
- a CDS encoding UbiD family decarboxylase: MRDEPTDKETEAKPAHAADLRGFVRLLEERGQLRRIRQPVSLLHEITEIHRRVLADGGPALLFEQPVDHEGKVRDMPLLANLFGTRQRIEWGLGLETGGLPALGQKLAELREPRPPKSMAEAWGKLPLLKAALSMRPRNVARAPVQEKVLTGDAVDLARLPVQWCWPGEPAPLITWPLVITRSPDDPDDINVGIYRMQVLGPDRVIMRWLAHRGGAHHHRLWQARGLDMPVTVAIGTDPATILSAVMPLPEHISELGFSGLLRGSKSRIAKALTVPMPVPANAEIVLEGTVSATETALEGPYGDHTGYYNSVEPFPVMTLSAITTRRDPIYLSTYTGRPPDEPSVLGEAMLEIFLPLVKRQFAEIVDLWMPPEACSYRVMVASIDKRYPGQAKRVMMGLWSMLPQFSYVKLIILVDPDINVRSWADVIWALSTRFDASRDTTIINDTPIDYLDFASPKAGLGGKMGLDATRKLSPETEREWGRVLSMTPDIIAKVDLMWRDLGLGERP; the protein is encoded by the coding sequence ATGAGAGACGAACCGACAGATAAAGAGACAGAAGCGAAACCCGCCCACGCAGCCGATCTGCGCGGTTTCGTCCGGTTGCTGGAAGAACGCGGGCAGCTGCGGCGAATCCGCCAGCCGGTTTCGCTGTTGCACGAGATCACCGAAATCCACCGCCGGGTGCTTGCCGATGGCGGGCCGGCCCTGCTTTTCGAGCAACCCGTCGACCATGAGGGCAAGGTGCGGGACATGCCGTTGCTTGCCAATCTCTTCGGCACGCGGCAGCGCATCGAATGGGGGCTGGGGCTCGAGACGGGCGGCCTGCCAGCACTTGGACAAAAGCTCGCCGAATTGCGCGAGCCACGGCCGCCGAAATCCATGGCCGAGGCATGGGGTAAGCTGCCTTTGCTGAAGGCAGCACTGTCCATGCGGCCACGCAACGTCGCGCGCGCGCCGGTGCAGGAAAAGGTACTGACAGGCGATGCGGTCGATCTTGCCCGCCTGCCGGTGCAATGGTGCTGGCCGGGCGAACCGGCCCCGCTCATCACCTGGCCGCTGGTCATCACCCGTTCGCCTGATGATCCCGACGATATCAATGTCGGCATCTATCGCATGCAGGTGCTGGGGCCGGACAGGGTGATCATGCGCTGGCTGGCGCATCGTGGCGGCGCGCATCACCACCGGCTGTGGCAGGCGCGCGGGCTGGATATGCCCGTTACCGTCGCCATCGGCACTGATCCCGCCACCATTCTTTCCGCCGTCATGCCGCTTCCCGAACATATCAGCGAGCTTGGTTTTTCCGGCCTGCTGCGCGGCTCGAAAAGCCGCATCGCGAAAGCATTGACGGTGCCGATGCCGGTGCCCGCCAATGCCGAGATCGTGCTGGAAGGCACCGTCTCAGCAACGGAAACGGCACTCGAAGGCCCCTATGGCGACCATACCGGCTATTATAATTCGGTCGAGCCTTTCCCGGTCATGACGCTGTCGGCCATCACCACGCGCCGCGACCCGATCTATCTTTCCACCTATACCGGCCGGCCGCCGGATGAACCCTCGGTTCTCGGCGAAGCCATGCTCGAGATTTTCCTGCCGCTCGTCAAAAGGCAGTTTGCGGAAATCGTCGATCTGTGGATGCCGCCGGAGGCTTGTTCCTACCGCGTCATGGTCGCCTCCATCGACAAGCGTTATCCCGGTCAGGCGAAGCGGGTGATGATGGGCCTGTGGTCGATGCTGCCGCAGTTCAGCTATGTGAAGCTCATCATTCTGGTCGATCCCGACATCAATGTGCGCAGCTGGGCGGATGTGATCTGGGCGCTTTCCACCCGTTTCGACGCCTCGCGCGATACGACGATCATAAACGATACGCCGATCGATTATCTCGACTTCGCCTCGCCGAAAGCCGGCCTCGGCGGCAAGATGGGTCTGGACGCCACCCGCAAGCTTTCGCCGGAGACGGAGCGCGAATGGGGCCGCGTGCTCTCCATGACACCTGACATCATCGCTAAGGTGGATCTGATGTGGCGTGATCTTGGCCTTGGAGAACGACCATGA